The nucleotide sequence TCAAATACTTAAAAGAAAAAAAATAATTTTCATTCTTTGTTACTATATCACTTTGTAACATTGTTACAGCTATGGAGGAAAAAATGAACATTCCCTTTCTTGATTTAAAGCTAAAAGAAGTGACAAAGTAACAGGTAACAAAGTAACAAGGCAACTGAGTGAAAACGCATAAAGATTTGGATGTTTGGAAGAATTCAGTCGATTTAGTTGTTTCTATTTATGAAATAACTAAAGTGTTTCCCAAGGAAGAAATGTATGGAATGACTAATCAGTTGAGGAGAGCTGCAGTATCAATTCCATCAAACATTGCTGAAGGTGCTGCAAGAGCGGGCAATAAAGAATTTATCCAATTCCTATATATATCATTGGGGAGTATGTCTGAAGTAGAAACTCAATTAATTATCGCGAACAAAATTAGTTTTATAAGTGAAGGAATTTTAAGTGAACTTCTTAATAAAATAAATTTGGTTCGTTCACAAATAAGTGGATTAATCAAATACTTAAAAGAAAAAAAATAATTTTCATTCATTGTTACTATATCACTTTGTAACATTGTTACAGCTATGGAGGAAAAAATGAACATACCCTTTTTGGATCTCAAAGCGCAATATCGTTCAATTAAAGAAGAAGTATTACCTGCAATTAATAATGTCTTGGATAATACTGCCTATGTCCTTGGTAAACCTGTAATGGAATTTGAGCAGGATTTTGCAAAAGCTCATAACGCTAAATATTGTTATGGAGTTAGTTCCGGTACAGCCGGCAATCATATGGTTTTATGGGCACTTGGTATTGGTCCCGGTGATGAGGTGATAATTCCTGCTAATACATTTATTGCTACTGCATGGGGGGCAACATTATGCGGTGCTACTCCAGTATTTGTAGATTGTCATACGGAAAGCTATAATATTGACCCAACCAAAATAATCTATGCTATTACTCCTAAAACAAAAGCTATTGTTGTTGTTCATCTTTATGGCCAGCCAGCAGATATGGAGGGGATAGTGGAAGAATTAAGAAATAAGAATTACGAAGTAAAAGAAAAAGGGGTGTTTGAGCATCAGATAAATGGACAGAAAATATATTTGGTTGAGGATTGTGCACAGGCGCATATTTCAGAGTATAAAGGTATAAAGGTAGGAGGTATAGGGAAAGCGGCTTCCTTTAGTTTTTATCCAGGAAAGAATTTGGGTGCGTATGGAGAAGGCGGCGCAGTTATGACAGATGATGAAAACCTTGCTAAGAAATTTAAAATGATACGCGACCATGGCGCTGAACAAAAATATTACCATCAAATGTATGGTCATAATTATAGGATGGAAGGAATACAGGGTGCGGTACTCGGAGTTAAATTAAAACACCTTGAAGATTGGACGAACGGCAGAAGAAGAGCCGCGGCTAAGTATAAAGAATTACTTAAAGACGTTGAAGAAATTAAGTTACCTAAAGAAATGGATTATGCGAAGCATGTTTATCATCTGTTTGTTATTCAAGTTTTATCTTCTCCCCTTACCGAAAGGGGAGAACACAAGAGGGGTTCTTCTGAGCGTGATGCCTTACAAAAATATTTAAATGAAAATGGAATAGCGACAGGGTTGCATTATCCGGTTCCGTTGCATGAACAACCATGTTTTAGTCATCTCGGATATAAGAAGGGGGATTTTCAGGTTACCGAACAATTAGCAGAATGTGGATTATCTTTACCTATGTTTGCAGAAATAACCGATGAACAGATAGAATATATTTGCGATCATATAAAAGGGTTTATGAAGAGATAAAAAGTAAGAAATAAGAAGGAAGAAATAAGAAGTAAGAAGGAAGCAGTAAGAAGCAAAAATGAAGGAAAGGGATTTAAGTGATAGGTTTTTAAACTTTGCTATAAAGTGTTTTTAATTGCTTTCTCAAATTCCTCCCAAAAGAGAATACGATGTTTTAAAATATCAACTTTCTAAATCTTCCACTTCGATTGGTGCTAATTATGAAGAATCTCAGAATACAACTTCAAATGAATTTTCACAAAGAATACGCATTTCAGTGCGTGAAGCATTAGAAACTCGTTATTGGTTAAAGTTGATTTCCGCTTTGAATCTTTGTAATGTTGAATTGAGAATATTTTTACAAAAAGAGATAGATGAAATTATTAAAATTCTCAGGGCAATCTTAAAAAAAACCAATCAACATCATAATGTATAAAAGTCATTCTAATATTTAATCCCCCATTTTTTATTTTTTTTTGTCTTAAATCTTAAATCTTAAATCTTAATTCTTAACTCTTAAATCTTATTTCTTAACTCTTATTTCTTAACTCTTATTTCTTAACTCTTAAATCTTATTTCTTAACTCTTAAATCTTATTTCTTAACTCTTATTTCTTAACTCTTATTTCTTAATTCTTAACTCTTATTTCTTAACTCTTAAATCTTAACTCTTAAATCTTATTTCTTAACTCTTATTTCTTAACTCTTATTTCTTAACTCTTAAATCTTATTTCTTAAATCTTATTTCTTAACTCTTAAATCTTAACTCTTATTTCTTAACTCTTAACTCTTATTTCTTAACTCTTAATTCTTAACTCTTATTTCTTATTCGAATGAAAATTCCCAAGTATAAAATTATCCTTGCAATAACAGACTATTTTATAATTATGTCTGCATTCATCTTGTCTGCTTTTTTTGCACATGTTAAAATGGATCAGGAATTCAATTGGTATAATTTTATACTTGCATATCCGCAGACTTTTCTTCTTTTTCTTATTTTCCCATTTATTTATAACTTCATTCAACAATCCAACGGTCTTTACAAATTAAATAATTTTCTTACTATTGTTCAGCAAAGTGCTGCCCTTGTCAAATCCTTGTTTTATTCATTCATTGCATTAATAATTATTTCTTTCCTTATAAAATTCAGGTTTCTTCTGGATTCTAGGTTATTTGTAATTTCAGTTCTGTCATTTACTTTTTTGTTTTCTTTAATTATCCGGGTTTTGGTACTAAGAAAATTTTATTTATTGTTTGCCGAAAAAAAGATACTAAAAAGAAATATTTTAATAATTGGTGCTGGTAAAAGTGGTAAATTAATTGCCACAAAATTCTTGTTTGAAAATAATGCGGGATTAAATATTAGCGGCTTTGTTGATGATAATATTGCCATTGGTGAGAAGGTCATAAAAAATTTACAGATTCTGGGTGGTGTAAACGATTTAACAACGATCGTTAGCCATATTAAAGTTGATGAAGTACTAATTGCGATAGATAATACTTCATATGACCGGCTTCTGGAAATTGTTGATGTTTGTAATAAGCTTGGTCTAATGGTTAGGCTTACTTCTGAATTATTTAAAATAATTCCGCAAAAGCTTATAACCGATGCATATTATGGAATACCATTGATTGAATCTTCTCCGGTTATAGATCCCAAAGTAAATTATTTTTATAAACGAGGCATAGATATAATTGGATCTTTATTTGGTCTTATTCTTCTTTCCCCTTTGTTTTTAATAATTGCAATAATTATTAAGATAAATTCTAAAGGACCTGTACTATTTAAACAGACAAGAATAGGCAAGTACGGTAAACCTTTCATGTTTTATAAATTCAGGTCGATGACGATTGTTGATAATGATGATAAGGAAAGAGAGAAGAAAATGATCGAGTTTATGAAGGAAAACAATTCAAATGGAAGAAAATTTTCTAAAGTTATAAATCAGGGTAGGGTTACTAAAATTGGAAAGCTTA is from Ignavibacteriales bacterium and encodes:
- a CDS encoding four helix bundle protein — its product is MKTHKDLDVWKNSVDLVVSIYEITKVFPKEEMYGMTNQLRRAAVSIPSNIAEGAARAGNKEFIQFLYISLGSMSEVETQLIIANKISFISEGILSELLNKINLVRSQISGLIKYLKEKK
- a CDS encoding DegT/DnrJ/EryC1/StrS family aminotransferase, which gives rise to MNIPFLDLKAQYRSIKEEVLPAINNVLDNTAYVLGKPVMEFEQDFAKAHNAKYCYGVSSGTAGNHMVLWALGIGPGDEVIIPANTFIATAWGATLCGATPVFVDCHTESYNIDPTKIIYAITPKTKAIVVVHLYGQPADMEGIVEELRNKNYEVKEKGVFEHQINGQKIYLVEDCAQAHISEYKGIKVGGIGKAASFSFYPGKNLGAYGEGGAVMTDDENLAKKFKMIRDHGAEQKYYHQMYGHNYRMEGIQGAVLGVKLKHLEDWTNGRRRAAAKYKELLKDVEEIKLPKEMDYAKHVYHLFVIQVLSSPLTERGEHKRGSSERDALQKYLNENGIATGLHYPVPLHEQPCFSHLGYKKGDFQVTEQLAECGLSLPMFAEITDEQIEYICDHIKGFMKR
- a CDS encoding sugar transferase; its protein translation is MKIPKYKIILAITDYFIIMSAFILSAFFAHVKMDQEFNWYNFILAYPQTFLLFLIFPFIYNFIQQSNGLYKLNNFLTIVQQSAALVKSLFYSFIALIIISFLIKFRFLLDSRLFVISVLSFTFLFSLIIRVLVLRKFYLLFAEKKILKRNILIIGAGKSGKLIATKFLFENNAGLNISGFVDDNIAIGEKVIKNLQILGGVNDLTTIVSHIKVDEVLIAIDNTSYDRLLEIVDVCNKLGLMVRLTSELFKIIPQKLITDAYYGIPLIESSPVIDPKVNYFYKRGIDIIGSLFGLILLSPLFLIIAIIIKINSKGPVLFKQTRIGKYGKPFMFYKFRSMTIVDNDDKEREKKMIEFMKENNSNGRKFSKVINQGRVTKIGKLIRKSSIDELPQLFSVLKGEMSLVGPRPCLPYEFDNYDEWQKRRLSAVPGCTGVWQVSGRSEVTFNDSVVLDIYYINNMTPWLDLQIILKTLPVMFFAKGGK
- a CDS encoding four helix bundle protein translates to MLSQIPPKREYDVLKYQLSKSSTSIGANYEESQNTTSNEFSQRIRISVREALETRYWLKLISALNLCNVELRIFLQKEIDEIIKILRAILKKTNQHHNV